A single window of Halotalea alkalilenta DNA harbors:
- the urtA gene encoding urea ABC transporter substrate-binding protein gives MKTIQYPCSPTPWRSLTMGLMALPVALALSTFALANPPTEEINTTGLAVTDDTVRVGILHSLTGTMAISETGSVEAERLAIEQINAQGGVLGRQIEPIIEDGASDWPTFADRTRKLLTQDKVAAIFGAWTSASRKAMLPVVERENGLLYYPTFYEGLEQSPNVIYTGQEATQQILAGIDWAWNEQGARTFYLIGSDYIWPRTSMKIARIHIEDVLGGEVLGEDYAPLGHTSFGSNINRIRLRNPDVIFAAVVGGSNVAWFRQLNAAGINAENQTLLTISVTEDEVLGIGGENVEGFYSSMKYFQSLDNDNNAAFVEAFKQRWGEDSVIGDVTQAAYLGPWLWKAGVEKAGSFDVEAVSAAMADIELTTAPEGYVKVHPNRHLWSQTRIGRWNNDGQATVVWESEPIEPNPFPEGYQ, from the coding sequence ATGAAAACAATCCAATACCCATGTTCGCCGACGCCGTGGCGCAGCCTGACGATGGGACTGATGGCACTGCCGGTGGCGCTGGCGCTGTCCACCTTCGCTCTCGCCAACCCACCTACGGAAGAGATCAATACCACCGGCCTTGCGGTCACCGACGATACGGTGCGGGTCGGTATCCTGCACTCCCTGACCGGCACCATGGCGATCAGCGAGACCGGCTCGGTGGAGGCGGAGCGGCTGGCGATCGAGCAGATCAACGCCCAGGGCGGGGTGCTGGGTCGCCAGATCGAGCCGATCATCGAGGATGGCGCCAGCGACTGGCCAACCTTCGCCGACCGTACCCGCAAGCTTCTGACCCAGGACAAGGTGGCGGCGATCTTCGGCGCTTGGACCTCCGCCTCGCGCAAGGCGATGCTACCGGTGGTGGAGCGTGAGAACGGATTGCTCTACTACCCGACCTTCTATGAAGGGCTCGAACAATCGCCCAACGTCATCTACACCGGCCAGGAAGCCACCCAGCAGATCCTCGCCGGCATCGACTGGGCGTGGAACGAGCAGGGCGCTCGCACCTTCTACCTGATCGGCTCGGACTACATCTGGCCGCGCACCTCGATGAAGATCGCGCGCATCCACATCGAGGACGTGCTCGGCGGCGAGGTGCTGGGCGAGGACTACGCACCCCTCGGCCATACCTCCTTCGGCTCCAACATCAACCGCATCCGGCTGCGCAATCCCGACGTGATCTTCGCCGCCGTGGTCGGCGGCAGCAACGTGGCGTGGTTCCGCCAGCTCAATGCCGCCGGGATCAACGCCGAGAACCAGACGCTTTTGACCATCTCGGTCACCGAGGACGAGGTGCTGGGTATCGGCGGTGAGAACGTCGAAGGCTTCTACTCCTCGATGAAGTACTTCCAGAGCCTCGACAACGACAACAACGCCGCCTTCGTCGAAGCCTTCAAGCAGCGCTGGGGCGAGGATAGCGTGATCGGCGACGTGACCCAGGCCGCCTATCTCGGCCCTTGGCTTTGGAAGGCCGGGGTGGAGAAGGCCGGCAGCTTCGATGTCGAGGCGGTCTCCGCCGCCATGGCCGACATCGAGTTGACCACTGCGCCCGAAGGCTACGTCAAGGTGCACCCGAATCGTCACCTGTGGAGCCAGACCCGGATCGGGCGCTGGAACAATGATGGCCAGGCGACGGTGGTCTGGGAGTCCGAACCGATCGAGCCCAATCCTTTCCCGGAAGGCTATCAGTAA
- a CDS encoding hybrid sensor histidine kinase/response regulator: MPYRTGRERTTTQQRIFRVRRNYNKWVANQTLEDFALRFTAKSARRWSAGRVAHTALGAISFLALEAIGGALTLNYGFTNAVAAIIVVSLAIFLLSLPVSYYASRYGVDIDLLTRGAGFGYLGSTLTSLIYATFTFIFFALEAAIMALALEVLFGIPLTWGYVISSLVVIPIVTHGITYISRFQIWTQPLWIVLQLAPFVFILMQDPASLGRWSDFDGLDNVGGGFDLLLFGAGATVMFALVAQIGEQVDFLRFLPEPTAGKRLHWWLAMLSGGPGWAIVGAIKALAGSFLAVLAFSHGLSRSQAQEPMHMYLVAFGHITSHPATLMAMAGIFVVLSQLKINVTNAYAGSIAWSNFFSRLTHSHPGRVVWLVFNVMIALVLMEIGIYRAFEAILGTYSMVAMAWIGSLVADLVINKPLGLSPKHIEFKRAYLYDLNPVGFGSMLLATAIALTARLGLWGEVPAALASFLALLTAFIAAPAIALYTRGRYYIARTPEPATATRGRPCCICEHHFDDEDMAFCPAYNSPICSLCCSLDARCNDACKQHAGFQQQLIDWLGMVLPQRALKHINSRIGHFISLLMLIILVIAGFFALVFYQLPATTPEVSELMATTLAKVFAILVIISGVVAWLFVLAHESRVVAQEESHRQTRMLTAEIKAHEKTDLALQKAKELAEAANQAKSRYLTGLSHELRSPLNAAFGYAQLLEHDPLIPEHRREAVAAIRRSTGHLSDLIEGLLEISKIEAGRLELYRNRVRVRSLIDELVAMFRLQAQGKGIGFEFHHQGSIPEWVTTDERRLRQILINLLSNAIKFTNRGKVTLSFRYRNQVAEFTVKDTGIGIAEEDMQRIFRPFERIRKPGVPAVNGTGLGLTITQLLTGIMGGDLQVSSQPGKGSEFRLSVMLSSFTQGTQPRASDRPIDGYSGERKTLLVIDDDPTHRGLISDMLTPLGFQVIEAPDGRCGLDLALNNPPDLVLMDVAMPQMDGWQTARLLRRQGYRAPLVMISASARENHAAALSQGLHDDYLIKPFKLGALLDTLARQLELGWIHRHERSAAPAGLALEEVQELNGDLRDELVALAEIGHLRGLRERLLQARQSGLIPAPLAMSLESAMNRFDFHELIRLLEPHQ; the protein is encoded by the coding sequence TTGCCGTACAGAACCGGAAGAGAACGGACCACTACCCAGCAGCGGATCTTCCGTGTCAGGCGAAACTACAACAAGTGGGTAGCCAACCAGACCCTCGAAGACTTCGCCCTGCGCTTCACCGCTAAATCGGCTCGCCGCTGGTCGGCCGGACGTGTAGCCCATACCGCGCTCGGTGCGATTTCCTTCCTCGCCCTGGAAGCGATCGGCGGGGCGCTCACCCTCAACTACGGTTTCACCAACGCGGTCGCGGCGATCATCGTGGTGAGCCTGGCGATCTTCCTGCTCAGCCTGCCGGTGAGCTACTACGCGTCCCGCTATGGGGTGGACATCGATCTGCTCACCCGCGGCGCCGGCTTCGGCTACCTGGGCTCCACGCTGACATCGCTGATCTACGCCACCTTCACCTTCATCTTCTTCGCCCTGGAAGCGGCGATCATGGCGCTGGCGCTGGAGGTGCTGTTCGGCATTCCGCTCACATGGGGTTATGTGATCAGCTCCCTGGTGGTGATCCCCATCGTCACCCATGGCATCACCTACATCAGCCGTTTCCAGATCTGGACCCAGCCGCTGTGGATCGTCCTGCAACTGGCACCCTTCGTCTTCATCCTGATGCAGGACCCCGCATCGCTCGGGCGCTGGTCGGACTTCGACGGGCTCGACAACGTAGGGGGTGGATTCGACCTGCTGCTGTTCGGCGCGGGGGCGACGGTGATGTTCGCACTAGTGGCGCAGATCGGCGAGCAGGTCGACTTCCTGCGCTTTCTGCCGGAGCCCACCGCCGGCAAGCGCCTGCACTGGTGGCTGGCGATGCTGAGCGGCGGGCCCGGCTGGGCGATCGTCGGTGCGATCAAGGCCCTGGCCGGCTCGTTTCTCGCGGTACTGGCCTTTTCCCATGGGCTGTCGCGCAGCCAAGCCCAGGAGCCGATGCACATGTATCTGGTGGCCTTCGGCCACATCACCTCCCACCCCGCCACGCTGATGGCGATGGCCGGCATCTTCGTGGTGCTCTCTCAGCTCAAGATCAACGTCACCAACGCCTACGCAGGCTCGATCGCCTGGTCGAACTTCTTCTCGCGCCTCACCCACAGCCATCCGGGTCGCGTGGTATGGCTGGTGTTCAACGTGATGATCGCCCTGGTGCTGATGGAAATCGGCATCTACCGGGCGTTCGAAGCCATCCTCGGCACCTACTCGATGGTGGCAATGGCTTGGATCGGCTCGCTGGTGGCGGACCTGGTGATCAACAAACCGCTGGGCTTGAGCCCCAAGCACATCGAGTTCAAGCGCGCCTACCTCTACGATCTCAATCCAGTGGGCTTCGGTTCGATGCTGCTGGCCACGGCCATAGCCTTGACGGCACGCCTCGGCCTGTGGGGAGAGGTACCAGCGGCACTGGCCTCCTTCCTGGCACTGCTCACCGCCTTCATCGCCGCTCCGGCCATCGCGCTCTATACCCGAGGGCGCTACTACATCGCCCGCACCCCGGAGCCGGCCACCGCCACCCGGGGCCGCCCGTGCTGCATCTGCGAGCACCACTTCGACGACGAAGACATGGCCTTCTGCCCGGCCTACAACAGCCCGATATGCTCACTGTGCTGCTCGCTGGACGCGCGCTGCAACGATGCCTGCAAGCAGCATGCGGGTTTCCAGCAGCAGTTGATCGACTGGCTGGGCATGGTCCTGCCGCAACGAGCGCTCAAGCACATCAACTCAAGGATCGGACACTTCATCAGCCTGCTGATGTTGATCATCCTGGTGATCGCAGGCTTCTTCGCACTGGTCTTCTACCAGCTCCCCGCCACGACGCCGGAAGTGAGCGAACTGATGGCCACCACCCTGGCAAAAGTCTTCGCCATTCTGGTGATCATCAGCGGCGTGGTGGCCTGGCTGTTCGTGCTCGCCCACGAGAGCCGGGTGGTCGCCCAAGAGGAATCCCATCGGCAAACCCGGATGCTGACGGCGGAAATCAAGGCCCACGAGAAAACCGATCTCGCCCTGCAAAAGGCCAAGGAGCTGGCGGAAGCCGCCAATCAAGCGAAGAGCCGCTACCTCACCGGGCTCAGCCACGAGCTCCGGTCACCCTTGAATGCCGCCTTCGGCTACGCCCAGCTGCTGGAGCACGACCCGCTGATTCCCGAACATCGCCGGGAGGCGGTGGCCGCCATCCGCCGCAGTACGGGGCACCTCTCGGATCTCATCGAAGGGCTGCTGGAGATATCCAAGATCGAGGCCGGGCGCCTGGAGCTCTATCGCAACCGGGTCCGCGTCCGGTCGCTGATCGATGAGCTGGTGGCGATGTTCCGCCTGCAGGCGCAGGGGAAAGGCATCGGCTTCGAATTCCACCACCAGGGGAGCATCCCCGAATGGGTCACCACCGATGAAAGGCGTCTGCGCCAGATACTCATCAACCTGCTTTCCAATGCGATCAAGTTCACCAATCGGGGCAAAGTGACGCTGAGCTTCCGCTACCGCAATCAGGTGGCGGAATTCACCGTCAAAGACACCGGGATAGGGATCGCCGAGGAGGACATGCAGCGCATCTTCCGACCGTTCGAGCGGATTCGTAAGCCCGGGGTACCGGCGGTCAACGGCACCGGTCTGGGACTCACCATCACCCAGCTACTGACCGGCATCATGGGAGGCGACCTGCAGGTCTCGAGCCAGCCCGGCAAGGGCAGCGAGTTCCGCCTTTCGGTGATGCTCTCGAGCTTTACCCAAGGGACGCAGCCACGAGCGTCGGATCGCCCCATCGACGGCTACAGCGGCGAGCGGAAAACACTGCTGGTGATCGACGATGACCCCACCCATCGAGGCCTGATCAGCGACATGCTGACCCCGCTGGGATTTCAGGTCATCGAAGCGCCGGATGGCCGCTGCGGCCTGGACCTGGCATTAAACAACCCGCCGGACCTGGTGCTGATGGATGTGGCCATGCCGCAAATGGACGGCTGGCAAACCGCGCGATTGCTGCGCCGGCAGGGATATCGCGCGCCGTTGGTGATGATCTCCGCGAGCGCCCGGGAAAATCACGCCGCGGCCCTGTCCCAAGGGCTGCACGATGACTACCTGATCAAGCCGTTCAAGCTGGGGGCACTGCTCGACACCTTGGCCCGGCAGCTCGAGCTGGGCTGGATCCATCGGCACGAACGCAGCGCCGCCCCCGCCGGCCTCGCGCTCGAGGAGGTGCAGGAACTTAACGGAGATCTACGCGACGAACTGGTCGCGCTCGCTGAAATCGGTCATCTGCGCGGGTTGCGAGAGCGCCTGCTGCAAGCGCGCCAGAGTGGACTGATCCCCGCACCGCTGGCGATGTCCCTCGAGTCGGCGATGAACCGATTCGATTTCCATGAACTGATACGACTACTGGAACCACACCAATGA
- a CDS encoding response regulator transcription factor, which translates to MIAATRKDLILVVDDSPDSLGMIHHALDQAGLTALLALEGAQAISIAEKMVPDLVLMDAMMPNMDGFETCRRLKGKPDLATVPVIFMTGLTESEDVIRGLEAGGVDYVTKPVRPSELIARIRVHLNNARLAHSARIALDHLGQASFSTDTTGRWRWATPLAESRLGGSEEQRHERLARLSQHIRQWLLRAPQAGDQLALNLLPCDLRLRYLGEAAPGDHLFRLQRHSADEESEVLQTQLRLTRREAQVLLWIAQGKTNREIGQILSLSPRTVNKHLEQVFRKLGVENRTAAAAMALQCLTAA; encoded by the coding sequence ATGATCGCCGCCACCCGCAAGGATTTGATTCTGGTGGTGGACGACTCCCCGGACTCCCTGGGCATGATCCACCACGCGCTGGACCAGGCTGGACTCACCGCGCTATTGGCCCTGGAAGGCGCCCAGGCGATCAGCATCGCCGAGAAAATGGTTCCCGATCTGGTGCTCATGGACGCGATGATGCCCAACATGGACGGCTTCGAAACCTGCCGTCGACTGAAAGGAAAACCGGATCTCGCCACCGTCCCGGTGATCTTCATGACCGGGCTCACCGAGTCGGAGGACGTCATCCGCGGCCTGGAAGCGGGAGGGGTGGACTACGTCACCAAACCGGTACGCCCCAGCGAGCTCATCGCGCGCATCCGCGTGCACCTGAACAATGCCCGTCTCGCCCATAGCGCGCGCATCGCGCTGGACCACCTTGGCCAAGCTTCGTTTTCCACCGACACGACCGGCCGCTGGAGATGGGCCACGCCCTTGGCGGAAAGCCGCCTGGGAGGCAGCGAAGAACAACGCCACGAACGCCTGGCACGACTGTCGCAACACATTCGCCAGTGGCTGCTGCGCGCGCCTCAAGCCGGCGACCAGCTCGCGCTGAATCTGCTGCCTTGCGATCTACGCCTGCGCTATCTGGGAGAGGCCGCCCCTGGTGATCACCTTTTCCGGCTGCAGAGGCACAGCGCGGACGAGGAGAGCGAAGTGCTCCAGACCCAGCTGCGCCTGACCCGACGCGAAGCGCAGGTACTGCTATGGATCGCCCAGGGCAAGACCAACCGGGAAATCGGCCAGATCCTCTCCTTGAGCCCACGCACAGTGAACAAGCACCTGGAGCAGGTATTCAGGAAACTGGGCGTGGAAAATCGCACTGCCGCCGCGGCCATGGCCCTGCAGTGCCTGACCGCGGCCTAA
- a CDS encoding ABC transporter substrate-binding protein gives MTSRHISTLPSRSAGAALLSGLGFSLLLGLSPSAHALDAVSVQLDWLPAGDKAFVYAGVAEGFYRDAGLEVTIRPGRGSADAVTQLAAGNADVGTAGIGSLMQAAAEGGVPVKAVMSIYSKPPDAIFTVEGSGITDLESAVGKRLAMPTFSSSNALWPAVLERNGIAPDSIPVLSTDPSGMAPLLAQGRVDMTLNWVTKAPESESVLAQAGKQLEVLPLSDFGLEGYGFSLMASERTIEQRPEVLRRFVEASRRAIEFSSAHPEQAAAAVKAAVPEADLAVLEGELRNSLPLIDNEISARDGLGAFDPALLSTTWEWIADSMDFDRDALDPTSLVDTRFLGAEQ, from the coding sequence ATGACTTCGCGGCATATTTCGACGCTCCCAAGTCGCAGCGCCGGCGCTGCCCTGCTCTCGGGCCTCGGCTTCTCGCTACTGCTCGGCTTGAGCCCTAGCGCGCACGCGCTCGACGCGGTCAGCGTACAGCTCGACTGGCTGCCCGCCGGTGACAAGGCATTCGTCTATGCAGGCGTCGCCGAAGGCTTCTACCGTGATGCCGGCCTCGAGGTCACCATCCGCCCCGGCCGTGGCTCGGCCGACGCCGTCACCCAGCTCGCCGCCGGCAATGCCGACGTCGGCACCGCCGGGATCGGCTCGCTGATGCAAGCCGCCGCGGAGGGCGGTGTACCGGTCAAGGCGGTGATGTCGATCTACTCGAAGCCGCCGGATGCGATCTTCACCGTCGAGGGCTCGGGGATCACCGATCTTGAAAGCGCAGTCGGCAAGCGGCTCGCGATGCCGACCTTCTCCTCCTCCAATGCGCTATGGCCGGCGGTGCTCGAGCGCAATGGCATCGCCCCCGATTCGATCCCGGTGCTCAGTACCGACCCCAGCGGCATGGCGCCGCTGCTGGCGCAGGGGCGGGTCGACATGACCCTGAACTGGGTGACCAAGGCGCCGGAGTCCGAGTCGGTGCTGGCCCAGGCAGGCAAGCAGCTCGAGGTCCTGCCGCTCTCCGACTTCGGTCTCGAAGGCTACGGCTTCTCGCTGATGGCTTCCGAGCGAACCATCGAACAGCGCCCCGAGGTGCTCAGGCGCTTCGTCGAGGCCTCGCGCCGCGCGATCGAATTCTCCTCCGCCCATCCGGAGCAGGCCGCGGCGGCGGTCAAGGCGGCGGTGCCGGAGGCGGATCTCGCCGTGCTCGAGGGAGAGCTGCGCAACTCGCTGCCGCTGATCGACAACGAGATCTCCGCACGCGACGGACTCGGTGCCTTCGATCCCGCGCTGCTCTCGACCACCTGGGAGTGGATCGCCGACTCGATGGACTTCGATCGCGATGCGCTCGACCCGACAAGCCTGGTGGACACCCGCTTCCTCGGAGCCGAGCAATGA
- a CDS encoding ABC transporter ATP-binding protein, with translation MSADAHERAVITLEGVGQTFRSSDGSPVIALDGVDLALERHEFVSLIGPSGCGKSTILRLISGLLLPTSGRLSIYGKRVTEPRDEIGMVFQKATLLPWLSVADNITFPMKHKYGRVTAEEKRRAGELLEMIGLKEFGHKRPNELSGGMQQRVGIARSLLHDPDILLMDEPFSALDALTRDEMSFELLRIWSERPKTVVFVTHSIQEALLLSDRIVVMSARPGRVAEIIDVPLARPRTLDTLSDPLYNQLANDIRRKVFSRAPLEAGGEGVRA, from the coding sequence ATGAGTGCCGACGCCCACGAGCGAGCGGTGATCACTCTCGAAGGGGTCGGCCAGACCTTCCGCTCCAGCGACGGAAGCCCGGTGATTGCGCTGGACGGCGTCGACCTGGCGCTGGAGCGCCATGAGTTCGTCTCGCTGATCGGCCCCTCCGGCTGCGGCAAGTCGACCATCCTGCGGCTGATCTCGGGTCTGTTGCTACCGACCAGCGGTCGGCTTTCGATCTACGGCAAGCGCGTCACCGAGCCGCGCGACGAGATCGGCATGGTGTTCCAGAAGGCGACCCTGCTGCCGTGGCTCTCGGTCGCCGACAACATTACCTTCCCGATGAAGCACAAGTATGGCCGGGTCACCGCGGAGGAGAAGCGACGCGCCGGTGAGCTGCTGGAGATGATCGGACTCAAGGAGTTCGGCCACAAGCGGCCCAACGAGCTCTCCGGCGGCATGCAGCAGCGGGTCGGCATCGCCCGCTCGCTGCTGCATGATCCCGACATCCTGCTGATGGACGAGCCCTTCTCGGCGCTCGATGCGCTGACCCGCGACGAAATGAGCTTCGAGCTGCTGCGGATCTGGAGCGAGAGGCCGAAGACCGTGGTATTCGTCACCCACTCGATCCAGGAGGCCCTGCTGCTCTCCGATCGCATCGTGGTGATGAGCGCTCGTCCCGGCCGGGTCGCCGAGATCATCGATGTGCCACTAGCACGTCCGCGCACGCTGGATACCTTGTCCGATCCGCTTTACAACCAGCTGGCCAACGATATCCGCCGCAAGGTGTTCAGCCGCGCACCGCTCGAGGCCGGTGGCGAGGGGGTCCGCGCATGA
- a CDS encoding ABC transporter permease, translated as MIALKRIATRYASLIAFILVVLAWELGCDLFQVPTFVLPAPSAILVAFTTLSPSRWFEHTWATLEVALLGFVIATAIAVPLAIAITRSKLVSRVVMPWLIVIQSTPIVAIAPIIVVTLGAGVLPRVVITTLIAFFPIVISTATGLASVPAEFTELSRSLRASRNREYWQIRMPYALPHLFSALRVAITLAIVGAVVAEFVAAERGLGYLILYSTSSFRIAVAFAALVILVASSLVLYGLITQLQRRLFPWSEHRG; from the coding sequence ATGATCGCGCTCAAGCGGATCGCGACGCGCTACGCCTCGCTGATCGCCTTCATTCTCGTGGTACTCGCCTGGGAGCTCGGTTGCGACCTGTTCCAGGTCCCCACCTTCGTGCTGCCGGCACCGAGCGCGATCCTCGTCGCCTTCACCACCCTGTCGCCATCGCGCTGGTTCGAACACACCTGGGCGACCCTGGAAGTAGCCCTGCTAGGCTTCGTCATCGCCACCGCGATCGCGGTGCCGCTGGCGATCGCGATCACCCGCTCGAAGCTGGTCTCCCGCGTGGTGATGCCATGGCTGATCGTGATCCAGTCGACCCCGATCGTCGCCATCGCGCCGATCATCGTCGTCACCCTCGGCGCCGGGGTGCTGCCCCGGGTGGTGATCACCACCCTGATCGCGTTCTTCCCGATCGTGATCTCGACCGCCACCGGACTCGCCTCGGTGCCGGCGGAGTTCACCGAGCTTTCGCGCTCGCTGCGCGCATCGCGCAATCGCGAGTACTGGCAGATCCGGATGCCCTACGCCCTGCCGCATCTGTTCAGCGCACTGCGGGTGGCGATCACCCTGGCGATCGTCGGTGCGGTGGTGGCGGAGTTCGTCGCCGCCGAGAGAGGGCTCGGCTACCTGATCCTCTACTCCACCTCGTCGTTTCGCATCGCGGTCGCCTTCGCCGCACTGGTGATCCTGGTCGCCTCGAGCCTGGTGCTCTACGGCCTCATCACCCAACTGCAGCGGCGCCTCTTCCCGTGGAGCGAGCATCGTGGCTGA
- a CDS encoding nucleoside 2-deoxyribosyltransferase, with amino-acid sequence MAERIYFAGPEVFHPDAETLAAQAHAQASARGFEAMTPMDNRLPALADGAAMRAAIFHKNLALLDRAELVVANLSPFRGPSADAGTIWEIGYAFARGVPVFAWSDCPGDYRSRVVDDGLRIEDFDGFDNLMISESIIAPLHPNLAAALDAAALFLHPPTTR; translated from the coding sequence GTGGCTGAACGGATCTACTTCGCCGGTCCCGAGGTGTTCCACCCCGACGCGGAGACACTCGCCGCGCAGGCCCATGCCCAGGCGTCAGCGCGCGGATTCGAGGCGATGACACCGATGGATAATCGCCTGCCGGCGCTGGCGGATGGCGCGGCCATGCGCGCGGCGATCTTCCACAAGAATCTCGCGCTGCTCGACCGGGCAGAACTGGTAGTGGCGAACCTATCGCCATTTCGCGGCCCTTCCGCCGATGCCGGCACGATCTGGGAGATCGGTTACGCCTTCGCCCGTGGAGTGCCGGTGTTCGCCTGGAGCGACTGCCCCGGCGACTATCGCTCGCGGGTGGTCGACGACGGCCTGCGCATCGAGGATTTCGACGGCTTCGACAACCTGATGATCAGTGAAAGCATCATCGCCCCGCTGCATCCGAATCTTGCGGCCGCCCTCGACGCCGCCGCCCTCTTCCTGCATCCACCCACCACCCGATGA
- a CDS encoding ABC transporter substrate-binding protein has protein sequence MTLRRLLSTLLVVPACTLLAPLAVLPAQAAELDPVRVQLDWLPTGDKAFFYAGVAEGIYRDAGLDVTLAPGRGSPDAVTQVAAGNADIGAAGINALMEAYAEGGAPVKAVMSIYSKPPEAVFTYEGSGVTDLATTLGKRMAYSMTSAPWPGVLRQAGLDPDAVNMVNVSPASLAPMLAQGQVEMNLNWVTKQPDAESLMEAAGRKLKVLPLSEYGLEGYAYSLLASQRMIDSRPEVLARFITATREAIEFSIAHPEQAAAGLAKVVPESDPAILEGQLRASFPLIDNEISQADGLGVFEPQRLATTWRWVAESDGYAIDAIDPAALIDSRFLDTAAQ, from the coding sequence ATGACCTTGCGCCGCCTGCTCTCCACCCTGCTGGTCGTTCCCGCCTGCACACTGCTAGCCCCGCTCGCCGTGCTGCCAGCCCAAGCCGCCGAGCTCGACCCGGTCAGGGTCCAGCTCGACTGGCTGCCGACCGGCGACAAGGCGTTCTTCTATGCCGGCGTGGCCGAGGGCATCTACCGTGACGCCGGGCTCGACGTCACTCTGGCGCCCGGCCGCGGCTCGCCCGATGCGGTGACCCAGGTCGCCGCCGGCAACGCCGACATCGGCGCCGCCGGCATCAATGCGCTGATGGAGGCCTACGCCGAGGGCGGGGCACCGGTCAAAGCGGTGATGTCGATCTATTCCAAGCCGCCGGAGGCGGTGTTCACCTACGAGGGCTCGGGCGTGACCGACCTCGCCACGACCCTTGGCAAACGCATGGCCTATTCGATGACCAGCGCCCCGTGGCCCGGCGTGCTGCGCCAGGCCGGGCTCGATCCCGACGCGGTGAACATGGTCAACGTTTCGCCGGCAAGCCTCGCGCCGATGCTGGCCCAGGGCCAGGTCGAGATGAACCTCAACTGGGTGACCAAACAGCCCGATGCCGAGTCGCTGATGGAGGCCGCGGGGCGCAAGCTCAAGGTGCTGCCGCTCTCCGAGTACGGCCTCGAAGGCTACGCCTACAGCCTGCTTGCGAGCCAGCGGATGATCGACTCCCGCCCCGAGGTGCTCGCGCGCTTCATCACCGCCACCCGAGAGGCGATCGAGTTCTCCATCGCCCATCCCGAGCAGGCCGCGGCGGGCCTCGCCAAGGTGGTGCCGGAGAGCGATCCTGCGATCCTCGAGGGCCAGCTGCGCGCCTCCTTCCCACTGATCGACAACGAGATTTCCCAGGCCGACGGGCTCGGCGTCTTCGAGCCTCAGCGCCTCGCTACCACCTGGCGGTGGGTCGCCGAGTCCGACGGCTACGCGATCGACGCGATCGATCCCGCCGCGCTGATCGATTCACGCTTCCTCGACACCGCCGCTCAATGA
- a CDS encoding nucleoside deaminase, producing the protein MTQEPCVATTGAPRSAPSRAQMIRHLRRSNQVAQRAVTLGHHPFGAVLVAPDHETVLLEQCNIDTVNHAESTLARIAATNFSADYLWHCTLYTAVEPCCMCSGTIYWSNIGRVVFGLHELQLLEATGEHGENPTMSVSSRYVFDHGQKPVELIGPIEELTEETARMQREFWATR; encoded by the coding sequence ATGACTCAAGAACCTTGTGTCGCAACCACCGGGGCGCCGCGCAGCGCCCCCAGCCGCGCGCAGATGATCCGCCACCTGCGCCGCTCCAACCAGGTCGCCCAGCGCGCGGTGACGCTGGGCCATCATCCGTTCGGCGCGGTGCTGGTCGCACCGGATCACGAGACGGTACTGCTCGAGCAGTGCAACATCGATACGGTCAACCACGCCGAATCGACCCTGGCGCGAATAGCGGCGACCAACTTCAGCGCCGACTACCTCTGGCACTGCACGCTCTACACCGCGGTGGAGCCGTGCTGCATGTGCTCGGGCACGATCTACTGGTCCAACATCGGCCGGGTGGTGTTCGGTCTCCACGAGCTCCAGCTGCTCGAGGCCACCGGCGAGCATGGCGAGAACCCGACCATGAGCGTCTCCTCGCGCTACGTGTTCGATCACGGCCAGAAGCCGGTGGAACTGATCGGACCAATCGAGGAACTGACCGAAGAGACCGCGCGGATGCAGCGCGAATTCTGGGCGACCCGCTGA